CTGCTGTATGTTGGGGATCTTCTTGATCCTAGGTTCAAGATGTGATATCTTGATTTTGGTTTGGGACATGTATGCACATGatcctacaaaaaaaattaatttcagtTAGAGGGTGAGAAATGCATTTACTCGCATTTATGAGGCATACATGGAAAATGAAGAAGGTAGTTCTCCTCAGTGCACAGGTTTCCCACATGAAGATGTAGGTCCTTCAGTTGACAAGAATAAGAGTTGAAAGGCATAATTGATGGCACAATTTAAGCAACAGTTACAGTCAGAAAACAGTTTGAAAAGTAAGTCAAAACTTGATAGATATCTAGCTGAAAGATGTGAGGATCAAGATGATAATTTTGACATTctaaattggtggaaggtgaattcaGTTAGATATCGTGTACTTTCAAAAGTTGCAcacgatgtacttgcaataccagTATCTACTGTGGCCTTTGAATCTACTTTTAACACTGTTGATCGTGTGCTTGACCCTTTCAGAAATAGTTTAAATCCGATGAGTGTTGAGGAtctcatatgtgcacaaaattgacttcgttcttcttctactccaataagccttaggactttaatggatgaagtaGAGGAATTTAAAAAGCAATTGGATATGGGTATGTAatgcatttattttgtatattattttgttttataatatatgttgtgTAAGGCTATTTAACTTGTTTTGTTTTCACTTAACTTTAAGGGAGTTTGCTGATTCTGTGGAGGCATCAAATTCAATGCCTACCGGCCCAAGTTTCAATGCTAATTAAAGACTAAACAGATGAGAAGattgtttctatttctttttttttttttgactctGATTTAATAGGTGAGAAGATTGTAGTGAATTAATGGTGCTaatgtttctgtttttgttataataatttctgtttctgttataatagtttctatttctatttttttctgtttctttgtttctattttttttttataacttataataggTGTGAAGATTGTAGTGAATTAATGGTGCtaatgtttctgtttctgttataatagtttctatttctattataatagtttctttttctgttataatagtttttgtttttgtttctattataatagtttctgtttctattttttttattttctgttataaTAGGTGAGAAGATTGTAGTGAATTAATGGTGCTAATGTTTCTGTTTCTATTATAATAGTCTAATTTTTTACACACCCACTGCAACTTTCCACATTAACTACACTAAAAACTTATtggtattttgattttttaaagctATCTTGgactatattaatataatcaaCATTATCAAGTGCATGTGGAATATCTTAACATTACGGTGCAGAGCCTTATGGTTAAATGTGTTATGTGTATATAAAGAAACTTCTCataattactttattttttgcttggtttattgaatttgttctttactgattttgaatttgattcaCTCATTTTGTGCCTTTTTCAATGCAAAATCAGTGCATGAGCATGTGCAAACTGCAGTGCATGGGCATCAGTAGCAAGATGATTGAAGTAGCAGCTTTGTGGTAGTAGCAGGAAATTAGCAGCAACATAGGAAGCCTGGAGGCAGCAACTTTGTGGCTATGGTTTATTATgtgttttttaacttttattattttgtagcaATAGGCTGTAGTAAGGAAGGAACTTCATTTGGTTGCTAGTCTAGATGTGttcatatatatctatatatatatatatatatatttgtgttttgtattgATGTAAATCAGTAAATATGAGAGAGTAAGAGCCTAAGAAAGTGACAGCtgtatattattaatttattatgtaattgttacttgtattttttttttatctttttctattcagactttttatcataggattttttttttttccccttttgggCATGTCCATTTTCTGCTAGTGTAACTATGTAACAGTGTTGATAATTGGAATATTTAGTGTTTTCTGGAGTGATGCActaaaataattagattgataattttgattatttttattttttcatcaagatctttttttttttttttagtatttttggacttaaaatttgaaaaaatgtatAGTGGGCTGAAAAAATTGGACATAAAATGCTGGTGTTGGGCCAAAGGCCCAGTTCGGACCAGGGCAGACTGACCGGATCGAGAGCCCCGAATTGGACCGACAGGACCGGCCCGTcccgaatgggaccggaccaAATCGATCTTTACCcatttcggtccggtccagggtggaaaAATcttggaccgaataggtccggtccgatcCATAATACCCCCTTCGGACcgaccggactggaccgaatGAACCCCTAATAAAGATGAGAGTTGTATTAATGAAAAGagattgaaaggaaaaaaattgaaataatacaAGGGAATTAAAAGCTTTCTTGCTTTAGTGGAACTTCTATTTAATCTTTTGCTTCTTTGGCATTGATGGAGACTATTTtggcatcatcatcatcttcttcttcatcttcttcttacCATGTAGAGAATGTTCACCCAAGTTGCAAAGTTCAAAGCATTAGAGGTTTGCTTCCagttttgattcaataattacATACCTACAGAAAATGTGAAATCCAAGTtgcaatgataaaatattagagAATTGTGCACCTTGAAGTTTATTCATGTTCAATAGCCTGTTTGACTAAATGAGGAAGCTTAAGAACTACCAGATGAGATTAGCTATTAGGAACATAGCCTTCTGTGTTGCTGACTAGTTTCTATGACTAGTGTAGTTTGaactttaattttcttgaaatgATTTTCATCTAGCCTTTTATTTAAGTTGTTAATTTATATGtaggcaatttttttaattaatagtcAATGACTTTTTGAATTACttgtatatatagtttaattaaaaaaaatgaatcttgtggaatgtaatatatattctttgacTAGTTATCATGCTATAAAAATACTAATTATGTGTTCTGCTAGTTATTTGCACATTGATGGCCCATGCTAggaaatcttttttctttacaCGAAAGCCAATGTTtattacttatattttattggttTGAATGACAAATAACACAGCCATATAGAAATCTATGAATCTAGACAAGAATGCATAGGGTCTGATTTAAGTAGCATGTGTTGTTGACTAGTGTAGTTTCTCAAACTTTTTAATTGAATTTGATTAAGTTCCATGATttcagattttttctttttctttttctttttttctttttttttttttttttttttttttttttttgtctcttttCTTTGAAGGATGGATTCACAACTCCATAGAATTCATTCCTTCACTACCCTCTTACAAGAGGGagaagaaagttataatgactACCTCCTCGAATCTTTGAATGACTTAGAAACCCAAGTTACTTCTCCCAAGTTACAAGATGGACACCTTAAATTTGCCTCCAATGCAGCAAGAGTAGTTTCGTAACCTCCAATTGGAAATACTGGAGAAGCAATGGTCTACAAAACAATGGCTGGGTTTGGTATGGGCTGCAAATAAACATATTTTGAAAGGTAACAATGCAGCCACTTTTGGGAATGCTtttttgatagtttttttttttttagaacatAGCACACACCTGAAGCTTATGTCCAGCCACATTTGGAAATGTGGGTTTGATAGTTTTTTGTATATAATACTCTACAAAACCTGAAGCCACAATGCAACTAGTGgatagttttgattttttttttttttttttttttttgtatagaaCACAGCACAAGTAGCACATTAAAATGTCTTAATTGTCTAATGTGTTCTTTGTAGGGGAAGTTATGATGGTGGCACACTAAAGTCTTGTTGTGAATGATTTACTTTAATTATGAGAATGAATGAGCATGAATTGGCCAGAACTATGGCATTGTTAACTTTAATTATGTGAATGAATGAGCCTGAATTGACCAAAACTATGGCATTGCTATCTTTAGTTTATTGTCTCTCCATTGAGTTTTTATGCCCTGTTCAGTTTAGTATTAGCCCTGTGTCTTTgtctaattttttcttcttaatttacTCTTACTTATCCCAAGAAAGAAAAGATCCTGATCTTAAATTTATGTGTTTAAATTTGCTTGTAATCGGTCTCAGGCTAGGTTCATTGGAAAAAATTGGGTCACTTTATTACTTGCTATATATAGTGTAATCGGTCTCAAGCTAGGTTCCTGAACTAAGTTTGAGTCACTTTATTACTTGCTATGTGACTAGTTTAGTATTTGTTGCTAACCTCAAGTAGTTCATGAGATAGGCACTGTGGATTGACTTTTCAAATGGCATCTGCCAAGAGCTCACAAGGAAATAAATAATGTTGAGTAGTCATTTCAATTGAATTTCAATAGGTGCCAATGTCATCTTCTATGCCGGCTTGTGATTACTTAAGACATTACTCATTTTGCTAGATTGAGTGgtgatatttgataaaaattgaGTCTCacatattacttatttaataaaatgacaagTGGGCAGACaagaaattaaataacaaaaccatatatgcatatatagttTTTCTAAGTTAAGGTTACATCTTGTACAGAACAAGATGTTACCATTAGGCTAAATATAGTGAAATGTAAATACAAATACTTAAGATTGACTATATATTTGCCATAAATGTTTGATAAGATCCGATTGGAGTTGAGAATGAAGTCGTCGATCTCAAATGTGATGATGACTTTGAATAAAGTTTACAAATTCATCTATATGCTCATGGGACACTGGCTCTTGGgatatttcattattttgttcatAAACGAAGTCTTCTAGTCGAAGATAAGAATGTTGCTCATCTTCTACtatcatattatgtaaaattatgtatGCCATCATAATCTCCTTTAGAATTTGTCGATCATAAAATCGTGCAGGTCCGCGTACAATTGCAAATCGACCTTGAAGCACTCCAAATGCCCGTTCTACATCTTTTTTTGCTGAATCTTATGTTgcagtaaattttttttcccatatgGAGCATGAATTTTTAACAAATGTCAACCATGAAGGATATATACCATCAACAAGATAATATCTCATTGAGTAGTCATTTCTATTTATTGAGTAGTTAACAAGACAGAAGAATGTTCGAAGACATTAATATCATTATGAGAGTCTGGTAATCTAAAAAATACATGCTATATCCAAAGATTGTATGATGCTACAGCTTTCAAAATTATCGTCGGTTCATAAATGTGACCACAATACATTCATTTCCATGTACTTGGACaatttttccatttccaatgcatgcaatcGATACTCTCTAACATCTTAGGAATCCTACGACTTTCTCCAACTACTAGCAATCTAGCAATATCGTTGTTGTTTGGTGATCTTAAGTACTCATTGGATAAGATGCTAGTGATAGCCTTGACAAATTTCTTCAAACACTCGGTTGCTGTCTTTTCTGCAATCCTTAAGTATTCATCCGCGAAATCACCAGGTACTCCATAAGCCAATATTCTCATTGcatcaattattttttgaagGGAGGAATGCCTAAGTCTTCTAGCAGTATCTCTTCTTTGGATGAAGTATGATTCGTATGTTTCGACTACAGCTTGAATACACAAAAAAAGATAATGTTGCATTCAGAACCTCCTACGGAATATATTTGGAGGATATATGGGTGATTCAGCTAAATAATCCACAAACAGGCGTTGGTGGCCTTCAAACaaatttcttcaaatgaatATACGACACTGAATAGAATTACAACCCGATGTCAAGCCtttttcattatccaaacattGTTCTTCTATAGTAAGAACTAAATTTAATTCCAACTCCTCGTCAAATGACGAAGAGTCAAATACCTCAAAGACGGGATCCATAAGAACTATATAGAAATAAGAACTAGAAGAATTATGTAaagaaatggagaagaagatggTGAAACTTTATGAAGAAATTGTATTATTTATAGTAAAAGTCTTGAAAAAACTAAAGGTATATTCTCATAATATACTAAAATTCTTTCACAATTATTGAAAATTGATACTCACAGAATATACCAAAAAAcatcttaaaaatattctttcacATTTATCGAAAATAGATATTCACGGAATATAccgaaaaatatcttaagaatattttttttacaattatcaAGAATGGATTTTCTCATAATAtactttgagaatatttttattatataatctattctttttattttttgaattaatttatattttagtttagcTTATATatttggattaatttaaaataaaatataattatatgacattgTATATGAGaagatattgtaaatatcaaaagatatgaGGATATCATTGGtagttaaagaaaatatttgacatgaataaaaatataatatttaaatgatataaagaaaaaatagatatgttgatgtatggtatattataaaaatcagcATGTAAAAATAGGAAAAGTAAGTTTtggtgatatattttaaatgatatgataGATAAATCATTGGAAGTGCTCCATTTGATTTCTTCATATGTATTAAAGGGTAATGATAGGATTGCTACTTTCTATcactattttcttattttatagtatatttgaaatatttactttttattcatttttaaatatttcttaacatctttaattactaagaaaaagataatatatatatatatatatatatatataattttaccaatagtcacttctttaactattaagtaaaaataaaaaatttaaaaaaattaaaataataaataaagcagTAAATAGATTGTTGGAAGTAGTAAGCCTATTATTACCCTAGGTTAAATTgatcctcttttctttttactgTTTCATTTTTGCCTGGGTTTGTCAACATTATTCACTTCAGAATAGCCCTAAATTTATCAATAccctattttaaattaatccaaatttataagctaaattaaaacataaattaattcaaaaaataaaaaaaagagattatttaataaaaatattctcaaaatatataCAATGGGGTTCTTGTGCGTCTACAAGGATATGCAAACCGATTAGAGTCATATGCTTgcttttatttatatagacCAATTGGAGTCACCCCAGCCAACACAGCAACCCGTGGCCCTGTAGCATAGCAAGAAACATTGGCGCCAAACATAGCGGAAAGCGTTGGGAATGAGAGACAGGGCCAGAAATGAAAATAGGGAACACCGGAAGAAATGGAGAAAATCAACATTTGAGAAgagataaattaatttaaaatgtttagAATAGTCTCTTCCACATGTTGCAAAAGTACTGTAAGTGTGAAgtaaagatgaaataaaagatcCAATGACCTATCTTTTGctcaaatttctttatatttaaaagttaaCTGTATTTTACAACATCCATTAGAAGAAATCTGAGAAGACATGATCGAAGCGGATACTTGTCATATACCGCCTCTTCCAGCTCCATCACTGCTCTGTTATATTCAACACTCTGCTAAGGTATTTTACAGGCAAACCGTACAACTAATTCACTGCTTCTTTTTCAACCCTTTAATTGCGCACTCTTTCACATGCACATAAAATCAAGTTTTTAGTCCATAAACAGCAGAAAATATAGTCTATAATGAGTAATTAAAGACAACATAACAGCAAACCCAGACACTGAACGCGCGTGCACGTTATTTTTAGACAgcagaaacaaaaataaaaacccaaaatGTTAAGGAAACGGCACAGCAGTGCTTATCATCTCAGCATAGCAGTGCTTATCACCTTAAGTTGAAGTGTCCTAGTGTAACTCAATTAGTGAAGTAGTTATCTACAGCAGCAGTACTTAGATCTTATCAAAGTTAGTTTCTATCGTAGATAAACATTATCTGTAACAATATGGGCTTATTCAAAAGGTTGTTAGCAAAGCTTATCAAGTGTAAACCGTACGTATGTTGTAACACTATTTATACTCAATGGAAATACAAGGAAGGTATTCCGCCAATTTTTAATCTTTCTTTCATGGTACCAGAGCAAACCAAGGTTAACACCACTCATATTTCAATGGCAGAATCCAGCCAAGCTGCTGCAATTTCCACTCCCTCTTTTTCACTTCCTAATACTGCTCATCTTGCTCCTACCAAGCTTGATGACAGTAACTATCTCGTCTGGATATGCCAATTTATGCCTATTCTTCGATCCAATGGGCTTATGGGCATTGTTGATGGGTCTGAACCTCCTCCTCCCAAGTATCTTCTCAAAGATGAGAAGATCTCTAGCCAGGATATGCTGAATCCTGATTATTTACTCTGGGAGAAGAAAGACCAGTGCATACTTAGCTGGTTTATTGCTACCTTATCTGAAAAGGTAGTTCCTACTGTGTATGGACTTGATACTTCACGTCAAGTTTGGAATGCATTAGCAAACAGATATGCATCTCCTTCACGATCTCGGGTGAATCACCTCAGGAGACAATTGCAGAATATGAAGCAGGGATCCAAAAATTGCACTGAATTTATTCAAGCTTCCAAAACTCTTGCTGATCAGCTTGCATTGGTAGGAAAACCAGTGGAAGATGAAGATTTAATTTCCTACATTATAGGAGGTTTACATCCTCAATACAACCCTTTCATTACTTCTTATTCCTTTGCTGCCAAAGATAATTGTATGACTCTTGAAGAATTCCAATCAGAGTTGCTCAGCTATGAGCAAATGCTTGAGCATCAAAATACTCCTGAAAGCACATCTTTTGCTTTGTACTCAAGCAAAGGTAGTCCTAAGCCAAGGTTTGGTTCAAATTTTTCTCACAAATTCTCATCAGGAGCAAAGAACTCAACTCCAAAGAAACATTATTCTGGAAGTTCTCAACAAGGTAAACCTTCTCATGTTCGTTTTTCTGGTAATACTAATCGAACTCCTTGTCAAATATGTGGAAAGAACAATCATCAAGCACTAGACTGTTTCCATCGTATGGACTTTGCCTTCCAAGGCAGACATCCACCCAAGGAACTTGCAGCCATGGTTTCTCAATCGAATTTCTTGCATGAAGATAATGAGGAATGGCTTGCTGATAGTGGAGCCAACAACCATGTCACAGCAAACTTGGAAAATCTGACCATTCAGCAGCCATATCAGGGCAAAGAAGCAGTTGCTGTGGGAAATGGTAGTGGACTCTCAATCTCTCACATTGGCTCATCCTCTTTTGTAACCAAAAATACCACTGTTAAACTCAAAAATATACTCCATTGTCCTGCTGTTTCAACCAATTTACTTTCTATCAATCGTTTCTGTAGAGACAATCATTGTTGGTTTGAGCTAActgataaaaattttgttgtgAAGGACAAAATCACAGGGAAGATTCTGCTACAGGGGCCTAGTGAGGATGGACTCTATCCTGTGAAGCTGAAACAATTAGACATCAAAAAGACAAGATCACCTATGGCTATGACTGGAATCAAGACCACTACTTCCATTTGGCACAATCGATTGGGTCACCCTCATCATTCTATGCTACAGCATGTAATCAAAAACCAGCATCTCCCAGTGTCTAAACTTGAGTCTAGTCAGTCCATTTGTGTTTCATGTCAGCTAGGAAAGAATAAACAGCTTCCTTTTAAGTCTTCAAGTCATGTAACTACTGCTCCTTTAGAGATTGTTCATAGTGACATTTGGACTTCtcctattttatcaataaatggCAATAAATATTATGCAATAATAGTGGATGATTTCACTCGTTATTCTTGGCTTATTCCTCTCAAACACAAATCAGAGTTCTTCTCTAACTTTGTTCAGTTTAAGTGCATAATTGAGAATCAACTCTCCACCAAAATCAAACAGTTTCAAAGTGATGGAGGTGGAGAATACACTTCTCAATTGTTTACCAAATACCTTGCTGATAATGGGATTCACCATAGAATCACTTGCCCTCATACatcccaacaaaatggggtggcTGAGCGCAAGCACCGACATATTCTTGAAACAGGCCTTGCATTGTTAGCTCAATCACATTTACCTTCCAAATACTGGCTTGATGCATTCCAAACTGCTGTCTTTCTAATCAACAGGTTGCCCACACCTGTCCTTCAACATGATACTCCACACACCAAACTCTATCATCAAGAACCTGACTATACCTTCTTAAGAGTCTTTGAATGTGCCTGTTACCCTCTCTTGAGACCATACACAAAACACAAACTTCAATTTCGTAGTAAGCAGTGTATTTTTATAGGGTACAGTCCAAACCAAAAGGGTTATAAGTGTCTTGATTTATCCAACAGTCGTATTTATGTATCAAGACATGTGGTGTTTGATGAAGAATTGTTTCCTGCACAGGATGGATTCCACTCCACAGACTCTACAGCAGAATCTTTCCCACAAAAAGGTATTCTTCTAGACTCCTCTCAGTTTGTTTCTAACTCTATGCCTACTCAGTCATATCATTCAATAGACCATTCTCACTCCAATCTTGCCACTACTCCTCAGAATAGCTCTGCTGATTCGTCTATCCCTATACCAGAAAACTTGAGTCCTACTCTTGAGACAAATACAATTGATACTGCTCCTCTTATTCCAGAGACAGGCCCTGCAATTCCCATTCCATCCTCTACCTCACATATGGTTACCAGATCCATGGCTGGGACCTTCAAGCCTAAGTCCTTCCCAGacttccaattatatcattcaGCCAAGTCCACCAAACATCCTCTTAAAGCACTAGTTATCACCTCACTTCCTCGAGAGCCTACTACTTTTTCTCAAGCAATTGTAGATCCAAATTGGTTGGCTGCTATGGAATGTGAGTACCAAGCCTTGCTTGATAATGGTACTTGGTCACTATGTCCCAGGCCATCTAACAGAAATGTTATTCGAAATAAATGGGTCTATAAGCTAAAACAGAAACCAGATGGATCTATTGAGAGGTACAAGGCAAGATTAGTGGCAAAGGGGTTTGAGCAGAGAGATGGTATTGATTTTTCTGAGACATTCAGTCCTGTTATTAAGCCAGCAACCATACGTCTATTGCTCAGTCTTGCAGTTACATTTCAGTGGCCTATTAAGCAGTTAGATGTGTCTAATGCATTTCTGCATGGCCATCTAACTAAGGAGGTATATATGGAGCAGCCTATGGGTTTTACTAGTCCTCAACATCCAACCTATGTGTGTAAACTTCAAAAGGCACTTTATGGTTTAAAGCAGGCCCCACGGGCTTGGTTTCATCGACTCACTCAAGCCTTGCTTAATCTGGGATTCACTGGTTCATTAGTTGATACTTCATTATTCTATCTTCATCAATCTTCTATGCAAATTTTTGTGTTgatttatgtagatgatattattataaCTGGCACACACTTGTCTAGTTTAAATACACTCATTTGTAATTTACAAACTGAGTTCAAACTGAAGGATCTTGGAGACCTTTCCTACTTTTTGGGAATACAGGTTTGTAGGGATAACACAGGGCTTCATCTCAGTCAAGCTAAGTATATAATTGATCTTTTAGATCGTGTTGACATGGTTGGTGCCAAACCATACTCAGCACCTTGTGTATCAGGGAGCAAATTGTCTAAATTTGATGGAGACCCTTTACTAGACCCAACTCTCTATAGACATATAGTCGGAGCATTACAATATTGTACTCTCACTAGGCCTGATATTTCTTATTCAGTGAATCAGCTATGTCAATTTCTAGCTTCTCCTACTACAACTCATTTCAAGGCAGCAAAAAGAGTACTACGATATTTGAAAGGGACTCCATATTATGGCTTATACTTTACAGCAGGCCCTATACAGCTTCAAGCCTACTGTGACTCTGATTGGGCAGGTGATCCTATTGATCGTAGATCTACCAGTGGCTATGGAGTATTTCTTGGTCCTAACTTAATCTCCTGGCAGGCTAAGAAGCAACCTGTTGTATCTAGATCTAGCACAGAAGCAGAATATAGATCCATGGCAATAGTTACTGCAGAATTATATTGGCTAAGGATGTTATTCAAGGAACTTGAGGTTCCTCTGCTGTCACCTCCCTGCATCTGGTGTGATAATATTGGTGCACTTGCCTTAGTTTCAAATCCAATCTTCCATGcaaggaccaagcacattgaagTGGACTATCATTTTATTAGAGAGAAGATTTTACACAAGGACATTGTTACTGAATATATTCCTACAGCTGAGCAATGTGCAGATATATTTACAAAGGGGCTTTCATCTTCACGGTTCTTATTTCTTCGAGACAAACTCATGGTCATAGCTCCTCCCATGAGTTTGAGAGGGGCTGTTAAGGAAACGGCACAGCAGTGCTTATCATCTCAGCATAGCAGTGCTTATCACCTTAAGTTGAAGTGTCCTAGTGTAACTCAATTAGTGAAGTAGTTATCTACAGCAGCAGTACTTAGATCTTATCAAAGTTAGTTTCTATCGTAGATAAACATTATCTGTAACAATATGGGCTTATTCAAAAGGTTGTTAGCAAAGCTTATCAAGTGTAAACCATACGTATGTTGTAACACTATTTATACTCAATGGAAATACAAGGAAGGTATTCCGCCAATTTTTAATCTTTCTTTCACAAAATTCTTATTCGTGAAGGCGATAAGCCGGAATGGCAAGTAGATGCTTGGCTCTAGGAGCTGAAAGACCAAACTCCTCGGTCATGTCCAACTCAGTTGGGAGCATGTTATCAGGAAGTTCCCAATCAAAGCAGTGGATAAGTTGTGCAATCACCAGCCGTACAACTAGTAGGCCCAATTGCATCCCTGGGCAACCTCTTCTGCCGGAGCCAAATGGGAGGAGTTCGAAGTCCCGTCCCCTGAGATCTATGCTACTCCCAACAAACCTTTCTGGGAAGAACACTTCTGCATCATTCCAAACACTTGGGTCTCTCCCAATTGCCCATGTGTTTATCAGGATTCTAGAGTTCCTTGGTATGTGGAAACCATTAACGGTGCAATCTTTCATGCCCTGGTGAGGAATCAAAAGTGGTGCTACTGGATGTAGCCTGAAGGTTTCCTTTACAACCATGTCCAAGTACTTCAACCTATCCAAGTCTACTTCCTCTACCATCCTCTCCAAGCCCACCACATTTTCCAGCTCCTTCTGAAGTTTCTTCATTACCCGCGGATGCTTCATTAGTTCTGAGAGTACCCACTCAATTGCTGTTGCCGAAGTGTCCACGGAGCCAACCAACATGTCCTGAAAGGAAATCATCATCAGGAAATTAATGCAGTAGAGTTactaattaatgaaaaattacTAGAGATCACATTATATGTAAAACTACATAATTCCACACTAAAGAGTTTGACTGCGCCCAtaagattataaaatatatatatatataccaaagtTATGGCTTTAATGTTGGACCGTTCAATATTGTACTCTAATTCTTTAGATCCCACCAAGTTCAACATGGCATCAACGAAGTCATTTGTCTTATTTTCGTCCTTGCATTGGACATGCTCATCTATGATCTTCTCCAAAAAGTCGTTTACGATCTTGCTAACTGCCTTCATGCGTCGTGTCAACCCCTGACAGTCGAGGGAAGCAATAGAAGGAATGCAATCAGCTAGGTTAGGAGCTGCTGATAACTGCATCACCTCTTGCATTATATCCTTGAAACCCCTCAAACCGAGATCATTGTCCATGTACTTCTTCCCAACAACCATACGGCAAGCCATATTGGCGTTGAGAGAGAAAACTTTGGCACTGAGATCAACAACAACACAGTTAGCAGCAGCCTCTTGAAGAAAGTTTATCAGTAGACCAAGCTCTTCTTTTCTCATGGATCTGAAagaattgattttatggctagTAAGCAGTTCCAAGGAGCACATCTTGCGTATGTTGCGCCAGTAA
This is a stretch of genomic DNA from Carya illinoinensis cultivar Pawnee chromosome 3, C.illinoinensisPawnee_v1, whole genome shotgun sequence. It encodes these proteins:
- the LOC122303560 gene encoding cytochrome P450 71AU50-like — encoded protein: MAWTWTIIAVIIMLAAYLLRECAWKSRNQSKKLPPGPRRFPVFGNLHLLMGEFPHRDLHRLAQKHGPIMYLRLGLKPAIVVSSTQAAELFLKAHDQVFASRPSLETAKHISYDQKSLVLAPYGSYWRNIRKMCSLELLTSHKINSFRSMRKEELGLLINFLQEAAANCVVVDLSAKVFSLNANMACRMVVGKKYMDNDLGLRGFKDIMQEVMQLSAAPNLADCIPSIASLDCQGLTRRMKAVSKIVNDFLEKIIDEHVQCKDENKTNDFVDAMLNLVGSKELEYNIERSNIKAITLDMLVGSVDTSATAIEWVLSELMKHPRVMKKLQKELENVVGLERMVEEVDLDRLKYLDMVVKETFRLHPVAPLLIPHQGMKDCTVNGFHIPRNSRILINTWAIGRDPSVWNDAEVFFPERFVGSSIDLRGRDFELLPFGSGRRGCPGMQLGLLVVRLVIAQLIHCFDWELPDNMLPTELDMTEEFGLSAPRAKHLLAIPAYRLHE